In Duganella zoogloeoides, a single genomic region encodes these proteins:
- a CDS encoding methyl-accepting chemotaxis protein, with amino-acid sequence MNLAKMKVGMRLGLGFALVLIFLVAVTTVGIFRMAQIQDRLDHVISVNNVVTRLVTDMRTNVADRISSLRILTLLTDPADMEPELNRVKELAAKYADAQNKLSAKFAVEALPEEKALLATIKEQEAIAMPAIAKATELWLGSQAEAATRVLIKEIRPAQRKWMAALESLGTLEDKLNAEMQVEAAKGFASGRTFMIIMGLLAVAISVAAAVVITRGLLKQLGAEPAYTSAIASSIANGDLAVAINTSNTDKSSLLYEMREMRDSLVDIVGQVRSGTETIGTATREIAAGNTDLSARTEMQASSLEKTATAMEELTSTVKQNADNAREANQLASAASDVAIKGGKVVSEVVNTMSSIDASAKKIVDIIGVIDGIAFQTNILALNAAVEAARAGEQGRGFAVVASEVRNLAQRSAGAAKEIKMLIDDSVEKVGAGTKLVGQAGVTMEEVVSSVRRVTDIMSEIANASQEQSAGIEQVNLSIIEMDSMTQQNAALVEESAAAAKSLQDQADELSRVVSIFKLVEGEERATAPVYAPAPKVAVAKAAVKPIAAATRAPVKKLAAKPAPAPAAKPKKVVNATSTASADEWEEF; translated from the coding sequence ATGAATTTAGCAAAAATGAAAGTTGGCATGCGCCTGGGCCTCGGATTCGCCCTGGTTCTGATCTTCCTGGTCGCGGTGACCACGGTCGGCATCTTCCGCATGGCACAAATCCAGGACCGCCTCGATCACGTCATCAGCGTGAACAACGTCGTCACCCGCCTGGTGACCGACATGCGTACCAACGTCGCCGACCGTATCAGCTCGCTGCGCATCCTGACCCTGTTGACCGATCCGGCCGACATGGAACCGGAACTGAACCGCGTCAAGGAACTGGCTGCCAAGTACGCCGATGCACAAAACAAGCTGAGCGCGAAGTTCGCGGTCGAAGCCCTGCCTGAAGAGAAGGCCCTGCTGGCCACCATCAAGGAACAGGAAGCCATCGCCATGCCGGCCATCGCCAAGGCGACCGAGCTGTGGCTCGGTAGCCAAGCCGAAGCCGCCACCCGCGTGCTGATCAAGGAAATCCGTCCGGCGCAACGCAAATGGATGGCAGCACTGGAATCGCTGGGCACCCTGGAAGACAAGCTGAACGCCGAAATGCAAGTGGAAGCCGCCAAGGGCTTCGCCAGCGGCCGTACTTTCATGATCATCATGGGCCTGCTGGCCGTGGCGATCTCGGTGGCTGCCGCCGTGGTGATCACCCGAGGCCTGCTGAAACAACTTGGCGCCGAACCGGCCTACACCTCGGCCATTGCCAGCAGCATCGCCAATGGCGACCTGGCCGTAGCGATCAACACCAGCAACACCGACAAGAGCAGCCTGCTGTACGAAATGCGTGAAATGCGCGACAGCCTGGTCGATATCGTGGGTCAGGTTCGCTCCGGCACCGAAACCATCGGCACCGCCACCCGCGAAATCGCCGCCGGTAACACCGACCTGTCGGCCCGTACCGAAATGCAGGCCAGCTCGCTGGAAAAAACCGCGACTGCCATGGAAGAGCTGACCTCGACCGTGAAACAGAATGCCGACAACGCCCGGGAAGCCAACCAGCTGGCCTCGGCTGCATCGGATGTGGCGATCAAGGGCGGCAAGGTGGTCTCGGAAGTGGTCAACACCATGAGCTCGATCGACGCGTCGGCCAAGAAGATCGTGGACATCATCGGCGTGATCGACGGTATCGCTTTCCAGACCAACATCCTGGCGCTGAACGCTGCCGTGGAAGCAGCCCGTGCCGGCGAACAAGGCCGTGGCTTCGCGGTGGTGGCGTCCGAAGTGCGTAACCTGGCGCAGCGTTCCGCTGGCGCTGCCAAAGAAATCAAGATGCTCATCGATGACTCGGTGGAAAAAGTCGGCGCCGGCACCAAGCTGGTCGGCCAGGCCGGTGTGACGATGGAAGAGGTTGTATCGTCGGTGCGCCGCGTGACCGACATCATGAGCGAGATCGCCAACGCCAGCCAGGAGCAGAGCGCCGGTATCGAACAAGTCAACCTGTCGATCATCGAGATGGACAGCATGACCCAGCAAAACGCCGCGCTGGTGGAAGAGTCCGCCGCCGCAGCAAAGAGCTTGCAAGACCAGGCCGACGAGTTGTCGCGCGTCGTCAGCATCTTCAAGCTGGTGGAAGGCGAGGAGCGCGCAACTGCTCCGGTGTATGCGCCAGCCCCGAAAGTCGCAGTAGCGAAGGCAGCAGTGAAGCCGATCGCCGCCGCAACCCGTGCCCCGGTAAAGAAACTGGCCGCCAAGCCAGCGCCCGCACCGGCAGCCAAGCCGAAGAAAGTCGTCAACGCGACCAGCACCGCCAGCGCTGACGAGTGGGAAGAGTTTTAA
- the truB gene encoding tRNA pseudouridine(55) synthase TruB — MNQAKVKRVRDLVDGVLLLDKPVGFSSNDALIKAKRVMNAKKAGHTGTLDPFATGLLPLCFGEATKFSQDLLEADKTYETVVHLGQTTDTGDTEGEVIDTRDVSVTLEQIHAVLAQFRGPIAQVPPMYSALKRDGKPLYEYARAGITLEREARNVVIHKLELVAYEAPMLTLSVTCSKGTYIRVLGQDIGEALGCGAHLNALRRTQVGPLTMENMITLDALIAHPEPLSLLAPVDALLASFPAVQLNAELAKRFLNGQRLALGKEPVTVPGEEGRVRVYLDDKLLGTAILGEYSILAPERLIAFVPQ; from the coding sequence ATGAACCAGGCCAAAGTCAAACGCGTGCGCGACCTGGTCGATGGCGTGCTGCTGCTCGACAAGCCGGTCGGCTTTTCCAGCAACGATGCGCTGATCAAGGCCAAGCGCGTAATGAACGCCAAGAAGGCCGGCCACACCGGCACGCTCGACCCGTTTGCCACCGGCTTGCTACCGCTGTGCTTTGGCGAAGCCACCAAGTTTTCCCAGGATTTATTGGAAGCCGATAAAACCTACGAAACCGTGGTGCACCTGGGCCAGACCACGGATACCGGCGACACCGAAGGCGAAGTGATCGATACCCGCGACGTCAGCGTCACGCTTGAGCAGATCCACGCCGTGCTGGCGCAGTTCCGCGGCCCGATCGCGCAAGTGCCGCCGATGTATTCGGCCTTGAAACGCGACGGCAAGCCGCTGTACGAATACGCGCGCGCCGGCATCACGCTCGAGCGCGAAGCGCGCAACGTCGTCATCCACAAGCTGGAACTGGTGGCGTACGAGGCGCCGATGCTGACCTTGTCGGTCACGTGCAGCAAGGGCACGTACATCCGCGTGCTGGGCCAGGATATCGGCGAGGCTTTGGGCTGCGGCGCGCATCTGAACGCCTTGCGCCGTACCCAGGTTGGGCCGTTGACCATGGAGAACATGATCACGCTCGACGCCTTGATCGCCCACCCCGAGCCATTGAGCTTGCTGGCGCCGGTCGATGCGCTGCTGGCCAGCTTCCCGGCCGTGCAGTTGAACGCCGAGCTGGCCAAGCGCTTCCTCAACGGCCAGCGCCTGGCACTGGGCAAGGAACCGGTAACGGTCCCGGGCGAAGAGGGCAGGGTGCGCGTGTACCTGGACGACAAGTTGCTGGGCACGGCCATCCTCGGTGAATACAGCATCCTGGCGCCAGAGCGCTTGATTGCCTTCGTACCTCAATAA
- the typA gene encoding translational GTPase TypA, translating to MSTTKRAIRNIAIIAHVDHGKTTLVDQLLRQSGTFRENQAVDTRVMDSNDLEKERGITILSKNCAVEYEGTHINIVDTPGHADFGGEVERVLSMVDSVLLLIDAQEGPMPQTRFVTRKALALGLKPIVVVNKVDRPGARPEWAINQTFELFDKLGATDEQLDFPIVYASGLNGYAGLTEDVRGGDMKPLFDAILQHVPVRDDNPDGPLQMQITSLDYSSYVGKIGIGRINRGRVKTGQDVIVLNGPGATPIKGRINQVLNFKGLERVLVDDAVAGDIVLINGIEEIGIGSTVCAPDTPEALPMLTVDEPTLTMNFMVNNSPLAGREGKFVTSRQLRDRLDKELKANVALRVAPTDDDTTFEVSGRGELHLTILIENMRREGFEMAVSRPRVVFKMVDGVRHEPYEQLSVDVEEANQGGVMEELGRRRGDLQNMESDGKGRVRLEYRIPARGLIGFQGEFMTLTRGTGLMSHVFDAYAPVDTSKGELGGRRNGVLISQDDGAAVAYAIWKLQDRGRMFVVHNDPVYEGMIIGIHSRDNDLVVNPIKGKQLTNVRSSGTDEAVRLVPPIQMSLEYAVEFIDDDELVEITPKSIRLRKRFLKEHERKKASREA from the coding sequence ATGTCCACTACTAAACGCGCAATTCGCAACATTGCAATCATCGCCCACGTTGACCACGGTAAAACCACCCTGGTTGACCAACTGCTCCGCCAGTCCGGCACCTTCCGCGAAAACCAGGCGGTCGATACCCGTGTCATGGACTCGAACGATCTCGAAAAAGAGCGCGGCATCACGATTCTGTCCAAGAATTGCGCAGTCGAGTACGAAGGCACCCACATCAACATCGTTGACACCCCAGGCCACGCCGACTTCGGCGGCGAAGTGGAACGTGTTCTGTCGATGGTTGACTCGGTCCTGCTGCTGATCGATGCACAAGAAGGCCCGATGCCACAGACCCGCTTTGTGACCCGTAAGGCGCTGGCCCTGGGCCTGAAGCCTATCGTCGTAGTCAACAAGGTCGACCGTCCAGGTGCACGTCCTGAATGGGCGATCAACCAGACCTTCGAGCTGTTCGACAAGCTGGGCGCCACCGACGAACAACTGGACTTCCCGATTGTTTACGCTTCGGGCCTGAACGGCTACGCCGGCCTGACCGAAGACGTACGCGGCGGCGACATGAAGCCACTGTTCGACGCCATCCTGCAACACGTACCAGTACGTGACGACAATCCGGATGGTCCGCTGCAGATGCAAATCACCTCGCTCGACTACTCGTCGTACGTCGGTAAAATCGGTATCGGCCGTATCAACCGCGGTCGCGTCAAAACCGGCCAGGACGTGATCGTTCTGAACGGCCCAGGCGCTACGCCGATCAAAGGCCGCATCAACCAGGTGCTGAACTTCAAGGGCCTCGAGCGCGTGCTGGTGGACGACGCTGTTGCCGGCGACATCGTGCTGATCAACGGTATCGAAGAAATCGGCATCGGTTCGACCGTGTGCGCACCGGACACCCCGGAAGCGCTGCCAATGCTGACCGTCGACGAGCCTACCCTGACCATGAACTTCATGGTCAACAACTCGCCGCTGGCTGGCCGCGAAGGCAAGTTCGTGACCTCGCGTCAACTGCGCGACCGTCTGGACAAGGAACTGAAAGCCAACGTTGCGCTGCGCGTGGCGCCTACCGACGACGACACCACCTTCGAAGTATCGGGCCGTGGCGAGCTGCACCTGACCATCCTGATCGAAAACATGCGTCGCGAAGGTTTCGAGATGGCTGTATCGCGTCCGCGCGTGGTGTTCAAAATGGTCGATGGCGTGCGCCACGAGCCGTACGAGCAACTGTCGGTGGACGTTGAAGAAGCCAACCAGGGCGGCGTCATGGAAGAACTGGGCCGTCGTCGTGGCGACCTGCAAAACATGGAATCGGACGGCAAAGGCCGTGTGCGCCTGGAATACCGTATTCCAGCACGTGGCCTGATCGGCTTCCAGGGCGAATTCATGACCCTGACCCGTGGTACCGGCCTGATGAGCCACGTGTTCGATGCGTACGCACCAGTCGACACCTCGAAAGGTGAGCTGGGCGGCCGTCGCAACGGCGTGCTGATCTCGCAGGACGACGGCGCTGCTGTCGCCTACGCTATCTGGAAACTGCAAGATCGCGGCCGTATGTTCGTGGTCCACAACGACCCGGTGTACGAAGGCATGATCATCGGTATCCACTCGCGCGACAACGACCTGGTCGTCAACCCGATCAAGGGCAAGCAGCTGACCAACGTGCGTTCGTCGGGTACCGACGAAGCCGTGCGCCTGGTGCCGCCGATCCAGATGTCGCTGGAATACGCTGTTGAATTCATCGACGACGACGAACTGGTGGAAATCACCCCGAAATCGATCCGTCTGCGCAAGCGCTTCCTGAAAGAGCACGAGCGTAAGAAAGCATCGCGCGAAGCGTAA
- a CDS encoding GNAT family N-acetyltransferase: MLQIAFETPNQPEIIALIADLDAYQLTLYPPESVYALDLKSLMQPEVKFAVARDAAGALVGCAAVVLSNGYGEIKRMYVKPEARGLGAAKGLMAALEQATRIAGCDLMVLETGPAQPEAIALYARHGFSVCGPYGDYRDDPLSVFMRKVL; the protein is encoded by the coding sequence ATGCTCCAGATCGCTTTTGAAACACCGAACCAGCCCGAGATCATCGCCCTGATCGCCGACCTCGACGCTTACCAGCTGACCTTGTATCCGCCCGAGAGCGTGTATGCGCTGGACCTCAAATCGCTGATGCAGCCGGAAGTGAAATTTGCGGTCGCCCGCGATGCTGCCGGTGCGCTGGTTGGCTGCGCGGCGGTGGTGTTGTCGAACGGGTATGGCGAGATCAAGCGCATGTACGTGAAGCCGGAAGCGCGCGGACTCGGCGCAGCCAAGGGCTTGATGGCGGCGCTGGAACAGGCTACGCGCATAGCCGGTTGCGACTTGATGGTGCTGGAGACGGGGCCGGCACAGCCGGAAGCGATCGCGCTGTATGCACGGCACGGATTCTCGGTATGCGGCCCCTACGGCGATTATCGCGACGATCCCTTGAGCGTCTTCATGCGCAAGGTACTGTAA
- the rbfA gene encoding 30S ribosome-binding factor RbfA: protein MAKHSKTIPQRGLRVADQIQKDLSELIAFELKDPRVGMITLAEVQITPDYAHAKIYFTMLKDDPETVKNTLAGLQAASGYLRNMLGKRLHIHTLPALHFVHDTSVARGMAMSALIDQANATRSLDDDVDEGAKDGKEE, encoded by the coding sequence ATGGCAAAACATAGTAAAACCATCCCCCAGCGCGGCTTGCGCGTGGCCGATCAAATCCAGAAAGACCTGTCGGAACTGATCGCATTCGAACTCAAGGACCCGCGCGTAGGCATGATCACGCTGGCCGAAGTGCAGATCACCCCCGATTACGCCCACGCCAAGATCTACTTCACCATGCTCAAGGACGATCCCGAGACCGTCAAAAACACGCTGGCCGGCCTGCAGGCAGCGTCGGGCTACCTGCGCAATATGCTGGGCAAGCGCCTGCACATTCACACGCTGCCGGCACTGCACTTCGTGCACGACACGTCGGTGGCGCGCGGCATGGCCATGTCGGCGCTGATCGACCAGGCTAATGCCACCCGCTCGCTCGATGATGACGTCGACGAGGGTGCTAAAGACGGCAAGGAAGAATGA
- a CDS encoding helix-turn-helix domain-containing protein, giving the protein MNFGARLKQIRTDKNLTQPQFAELIGIEQSYLSKLENDKSQPSAEMFGSIIKALGMAPEVFLADLDQETQASLRHIPQVSQFREGVTIRRVHHARRYVFGAAAAAALGFAMMLAANDGIFFPNNQYKYVSKGVIAPGESETIFEQYRRIQEMRMMAKIITIEEMARLQAEFEANRLRRMTVESWRDRGSVYFENVEGGRRMFELADKRYVHSEANRILQYLGALLAFCAPLILVVEWRLRAAARRITRTSDN; this is encoded by the coding sequence ATGAATTTCGGCGCCAGGCTCAAGCAGATCAGAACCGACAAGAACCTTACCCAGCCGCAGTTTGCCGAGTTGATCGGCATCGAGCAGTCTTACCTCTCCAAGCTCGAGAACGACAAGTCGCAGCCGTCGGCGGAGATGTTCGGCAGCATCATCAAGGCGCTGGGCATGGCGCCCGAAGTTTTCCTGGCCGATCTCGACCAGGAGACGCAGGCATCGCTGCGCCATATTCCGCAGGTGAGCCAGTTCCGCGAAGGCGTGACCATCCGCCGCGTGCACCATGCGCGGCGCTATGTCTTTGGTGCAGCCGCCGCTGCGGCACTGGGGTTTGCCATGATGCTTGCGGCAAACGACGGCATCTTCTTTCCCAACAATCAGTACAAGTATGTTTCGAAGGGCGTCATCGCGCCCGGCGAATCCGAGACCATCTTCGAGCAATACCGCCGGATCCAGGAAATGAGAATGATGGCCAAGATCATCACCATCGAAGAAATGGCGCGCTTGCAGGCCGAGTTCGAAGCGAACCGGCTCAGGCGCATGACGGTCGAGTCATGGCGCGACCGCGGCAGCGTGTATTTCGAGAATGTGGAAGGCGGACGGCGCATGTTCGAACTGGCCGACAAACGCTACGTCCATTCAGAGGCCAACCGGATCCTGCAATACCTGGGCGCCCTGCTCGCTTTCTGTGCACCGCTGATCCTGGTCGTCGAATGGCGGCTGCGGGCGGCAGCCCGGCGCATCACCCGTACTTCCGATAATTAA
- the dusA gene encoding tRNA dihydrouridine(20/20a) synthase DusA, which translates to MMDWTDRHCRVFHRHISQHTWLYTEMVTTGALVYGDVERHLRFNDEEHPVALQLGGSDPADLATSARLGQQWGYDEINLNCGCPSERVQKGAFGACLMAEPQLVADCVKAMRDAVDIDVTVKHRIGIDKTESYDFVRDFVGTVADAGCTTFIVHARNAILKGLSPKENREIPPLKYDFAYRLKRDFPQFEIIINGGIKTEAEIDEHLRHVDGVMLGREAYHNPFLMATFDQRYYGATTEPKSRAEVLEAMIPYITAQLAQYGPLGLKMNSITRHMLGLMQGLPGAKSFRQTLSDSKQLATGDATLVRQAAARLGYA; encoded by the coding sequence ATGATGGACTGGACCGACCGCCACTGCCGCGTGTTCCACCGCCATATCAGCCAGCACACCTGGCTGTACACCGAGATGGTCACCACCGGCGCGCTGGTGTATGGCGACGTCGAACGGCACCTGCGCTTCAACGATGAAGAACACCCGGTCGCGCTGCAACTGGGGGGCAGCGACCCGGCCGACCTGGCCACCAGTGCCAGGCTGGGCCAGCAATGGGGCTACGACGAGATCAACCTCAATTGCGGTTGCCCGTCCGAGCGCGTGCAAAAGGGTGCGTTCGGCGCCTGCCTGATGGCTGAGCCGCAACTGGTGGCCGATTGCGTGAAAGCCATGCGCGACGCAGTCGATATCGACGTCACCGTCAAGCACCGCATCGGCATCGATAAAACCGAAAGTTACGATTTCGTGCGCGATTTCGTCGGTACCGTGGCGGACGCCGGCTGCACCACGTTTATCGTTCACGCGCGCAACGCCATCCTGAAAGGCCTGTCGCCCAAGGAAAACCGCGAAATCCCGCCGCTCAAGTACGACTTCGCCTACCGCCTCAAGCGTGATTTCCCGCAGTTTGAAATCATCATCAACGGCGGCATCAAGACCGAAGCCGAGATCGACGAGCACCTGCGCCATGTCGATGGCGTGATGCTGGGCCGCGAGGCGTATCACAACCCGTTCTTGATGGCCACGTTCGACCAGCGCTACTACGGCGCCACCACCGAGCCGAAATCGCGCGCCGAGGTGCTCGAGGCGATGATTCCCTACATCACGGCGCAGCTGGCGCAGTACGGCCCGCTCGGCCTGAAGATGAATTCGATTACGCGCCACATGCTGGGCCTGATGCAGGGCCTGCCGGGCGCCAAGTCGTTCCGCCAGACCTTGTCGGACTCGAAACAACTGGCGACCGGCGACGCCACCCTGGTGCGCCAGGCCGCAGCCCGCCTGGGGTATGCCTGA
- a CDS encoding DUF3141 domain-containing protein has translation MSEEKNNPWAGLLNWPGSPFNVAQQGLDYWVDACQRSILFLDVLRQRGTDTIARAAKTAPHVLSFPFEIIMDGRTLERPVNYGLCYIAPPDGVAPDPSKRPFIVFDPRAGHGPGIGGMKHDSEIGVVLKAGHPCYFVGFTPVPVPGQTIEDVCRAEAAFIAHVAERHPQADGKPALIGNCQAGWQIMMTAALKPDLVGPLVLAGAPLSYWAGVRGKNPLRYLGGALGGTWMTALAGDLGNGIFDGAQLVANFEKMNPSNTLWTKNYNVYSKIDTEAPRFLEFEKWWGNPVLLNAGEMQYIADSLFVGNRLSEAALLDSDGHRIDLRNIKSPIVVFCSWGDDITPPQQALGWVLDLYEDDAALVAGGQTIIYSMHQSIGHLGIFVSASVANKEHEEFTAAMDMIDIMPPGLYEAVFLEKDEEMLQEELAAGDMMGGDYVMRFERRTLDSLRALGGNDAEDERRFATVARVSEINQGLYRTFVSPVVKSLVTEHSAKQLREAHPMRLRYTAFSNKNKLLDGIPALADRVRAQRRPVAKDNIFLQMQDAMSKQIVASLDAYRDVRDQATEKFFLDVYGSPLLQAMVGLRAENGAPRRIGRDLAREAALDAYRTAAAGKTAEGGTTEAIIRGLLYIYRSPEMSAADERAFATIRQLRLRTADDQELSVTRFKTVLREQYLMLQVAEEAAMRDLPLLLPDDPDARATALGIVRQVVGATGTVTGDAAQRLERVAAMFGPKLAVVRKKQQAGDAA, from the coding sequence GTGAGTGAAGAAAAGAATAACCCCTGGGCCGGGCTGTTGAACTGGCCAGGCAGTCCGTTCAATGTCGCCCAGCAAGGGCTCGATTATTGGGTGGACGCTTGCCAGCGGTCGATCCTGTTTCTCGATGTGCTGCGTCAGCGCGGCACCGATACCATCGCCCGCGCCGCCAAGACGGCGCCGCATGTACTGAGTTTCCCGTTCGAAATCATCATGGATGGCCGCACGCTCGAGCGGCCCGTGAATTACGGCCTGTGCTACATCGCGCCGCCGGACGGCGTCGCGCCTGATCCATCGAAACGGCCGTTCATCGTGTTCGACCCGCGCGCCGGCCACGGCCCCGGCATCGGCGGCATGAAGCACGACAGCGAAATCGGCGTCGTACTCAAGGCTGGCCATCCGTGCTACTTTGTCGGCTTTACGCCGGTGCCGGTGCCCGGTCAGACCATCGAGGACGTGTGCCGCGCCGAAGCGGCGTTTATCGCCCACGTGGCCGAGCGCCACCCGCAAGCCGATGGCAAGCCGGCCCTGATCGGCAACTGCCAGGCCGGCTGGCAAATCATGATGACCGCCGCGTTGAAGCCCGACCTGGTCGGTCCGCTGGTCCTGGCCGGCGCACCACTGTCGTACTGGGCTGGCGTACGCGGCAAGAATCCGCTGCGCTACCTTGGCGGTGCGCTGGGCGGCACCTGGATGACCGCGCTCGCTGGCGACCTCGGCAACGGCATCTTCGACGGCGCCCAGCTGGTGGCCAACTTCGAGAAGATGAATCCGTCGAACACGCTGTGGACCAAGAACTACAACGTCTATTCGAAAATCGATACCGAGGCGCCGCGCTTCCTCGAATTTGAAAAATGGTGGGGCAACCCGGTGCTGCTCAACGCCGGCGAAATGCAATACATCGCCGACTCGCTGTTCGTCGGCAACCGCCTGAGCGAAGCGGCGCTGCTCGACAGCGACGGCCACCGCATCGACCTGCGCAACATCAAGTCGCCGATCGTGGTGTTCTGCTCGTGGGGCGACGACATTACGCCGCCGCAGCAGGCGCTGGGCTGGGTGCTCGACCTGTATGAGGACGACGCCGCGCTGGTGGCGGGCGGCCAGACCATCATCTATTCGATGCACCAGAGTATCGGCCACCTCGGCATTTTCGTTTCCGCCTCGGTAGCCAACAAGGAACACGAGGAGTTTACCGCCGCGATGGACATGATCGACATCATGCCGCCCGGCCTGTACGAAGCGGTGTTCCTGGAAAAAGACGAGGAGATGCTGCAGGAAGAACTGGCGGCTGGCGACATGATGGGCGGCGACTACGTGATGCGCTTCGAGCGCCGCACGCTCGACTCCTTGCGCGCGCTGGGCGGTAACGATGCCGAAGACGAACGCCGCTTTGCTACCGTGGCGCGCGTGTCGGAAATCAACCAGGGACTGTACCGCACCTTTGTCAGCCCGGTCGTCAAGAGCCTGGTGACCGAGCACAGCGCCAAGCAATTGCGCGAAGCGCACCCGATGCGCTTGCGCTACACGGCGTTCTCGAACAAGAACAAGCTGCTCGATGGCATCCCGGCGCTGGCCGACAGGGTGCGCGCGCAACGCCGCCCGGTGGCCAAGGATAATATTTTCCTGCAAATGCAGGATGCCATGTCGAAACAGATCGTCGCCTCGCTCGACGCGTACCGCGACGTGCGCGACCAGGCCACCGAGAAATTCTTCCTCGATGTGTACGGTTCGCCCCTATTGCAGGCGATGGTGGGCTTACGTGCCGAAAACGGCGCACCGCGCCGCATCGGCCGCGACCTGGCGCGTGAAGCAGCACTTGACGCCTACCGCACCGCTGCCGCCGGCAAGACCGCCGAAGGCGGCACGACCGAAGCGATCATTCGAGGACTGCTGTATATCTACCGCAGCCCGGAGATGAGCGCGGCCGACGAACGCGCGTTTGCCACCATCCGCCAGTTGCGTTTGCGTACTGCCGATGACCAGGAATTGAGCGTCACCCGCTTCAAGACCGTCTTGCGCGAGCAGTACCTGATGTTGCAGGTGGCCGAAGAAGCGGCGATGCGCGACTTGCCATTGCTGCTGCCGGACGACCCCGACGCGCGCGCAACTGCGCTGGGCATCGTGCGCCAGGTGGTGGGCGCCACCGGCACCGTCACCGGCGACGCCGCCCAGCGCCTCGAGCGCGTGGCAGCGATGTTCGGGCCAAAGCTGGCCGTGGTGCGCAAGAAGCAGCAGGCGGGCGACGCAGCGTAA